In Candidatus Delongbacteria bacterium, one genomic interval encodes:
- a CDS encoding isoaspartyl peptidase/L-asparaginase: MASLILAGSEGGPGIRAAEEVLRAGGSALDAVEAGIRPVEADPAVRSVGLGGSPNLLGGMQCDSAIMEGAGRLSGAVAAVGNCLHVISLARQVMQRLPHVLLAGEGAERFARECGLATEPPLSHEAAKEHVKWLSGLGLDASGVEEPRPLAPLSWPGARPDIARGTTILLVRDGKGRMAGGTSTTGWAWKYPGRLGDSPVIGAGLYVDERYGAAACTHTGEMTIRAGTARLAVALLQQGHSVRNACRLALEDLRSLEGGYLGPVFLHLMSAAGEICVAANDLEGTVARYFAGEVGSVQECVPLRFP; this comes from the coding sequence ATGGCGAGTCTGATCCTGGCAGGCAGTGAAGGAGGCCCCGGCATCCGGGCTGCGGAAGAGGTCTTGCGGGCCGGGGGCAGCGCACTGGATGCGGTCGAGGCGGGCATTCGCCCCGTGGAAGCGGACCCCGCCGTGCGCTCGGTGGGGCTGGGCGGCTCTCCCAATCTGCTGGGCGGCATGCAGTGTGATTCGGCGATCATGGAAGGGGCGGGCCGCCTCAGTGGTGCGGTGGCCGCGGTGGGCAATTGCCTGCACGTGATCAGCCTGGCCCGTCAGGTGATGCAGCGCCTGCCCCATGTGCTGCTGGCGGGCGAGGGCGCCGAACGTTTCGCGCGCGAGTGTGGCCTGGCCACCGAACCTCCCCTGTCACACGAGGCAGCCAAGGAGCACGTCAAGTGGCTGTCGGGACTCGGGCTGGATGCCTCGGGGGTGGAGGAACCGCGCCCCCTGGCACCGCTCAGTTGGCCGGGGGCACGCCCGGACATCGCGCGGGGCACGACCATTCTGCTTGTCCGCGACGGAAAGGGCCGCATGGCGGGTGGCACCAGCACCACGGGCTGGGCCTGGAAATATCCGGGCAGGCTGGGTGACTCGCCCGTGATCGGTGCCGGCCTGTACGTGGATGAGCGCTACGGCGCCGCCGCCTGCACACACACGGGGGAAATGACGATCCGTGCGGGCACGGCCCGTCTGGCGGTGGCGCTGCTTCAGCAGGGGCATTCTGTGCGCAATGCCTGTCGCCTGGCGCTCGAAGATCTTCGCAGCCTGGAAGGCGGGTATCTTGGCCCGGTGTTCCTGCACCTGATGAGCGCCGCGGGCGAAATATGCGTGGCAGCCAACGACCTGGAAGGCACGGTGGCGCGCTACTTCGCGGGTGAGGTCGGTTCCGTGCAGGAATGCGTTCCGCTGCGGTTTCCCTGA
- a CDS encoding AMP-binding protein, which yields MSHLNLEWGSLELPLVRPLPVRGRAVSRRTVLYLRWRNAQGHEGWGEAAPLPGLHRDTPAQLQGLLARHARAWGQQLSLWLDSPQQPLPGWSPAAPACLECALDQAALGLWGDIHSQRPWQWLGAPRESTLHVAPLLDHAGLPARIPVQPAVYKIKLATESLVEQRLQLTRQLQRLELAPGSLLLRLDANCRLTEHHLPEIARWRDDLPVQWLEDPCASPALSRAFCDALNLPLALDEGLPLDADQAEQAAFIARHRPQAVILKPALAGGVNRLRQWHALCADARCSLVFSSCFESAWGLQQLAGWAAAIAARTAHGLGTHGWLAPEPGTPMQRMMTRWPLWHEPRRPVLAWQRVRSWFRSQKPLVLGQLPGLSGAVAGRGPAHALGLPLPSGFVTPPAGHRIACRWPAPGMLPQAPGQLLELLHAGCDVFPQDARQPLVQADARAHLAGCDLRLELETGQWSPFEPGPARVPIPGPAPHLLVATGGSSGRTRIVCHGLRSLLASAAGANARMPFAPGDRWLLALPLHHVGGLALLFRALLGGGALVLPRTGESLAAAVIRTVPSHLSLVPTQLRQLLANPACVPALRAARLVLVGGAALHEELRRRSLALGVRVAPSWGLSESASQVCTAVPGAAPAGSDVRAGCGEVLPGREVRVRAGELQIRGSMLCEGWIEQGGFRRAPRTDGWFPTGDLGRVDRMGRLQVLGRRDRMLVSGGENLYPEMIESHLLAHPLVEEACVLGIRDEHWGQRPVAVLRLQSGVMELPADWRIWLNSQLARPAQPDAWYRWPEGPGALKTPWGELERRLARGELDRWLSPGVR from the coding sequence GTGAGCCACCTCAATCTGGAATGGGGCAGCCTGGAGCTTCCGCTGGTTCGCCCCCTGCCCGTGCGTGGACGCGCCGTGTCCCGCCGAACCGTGCTGTACCTGCGCTGGCGCAATGCCCAAGGACACGAAGGCTGGGGCGAAGCCGCACCCCTGCCGGGCTTGCACCGCGACACACCCGCACAGCTGCAAGGTCTGCTGGCACGCCACGCCCGAGCCTGGGGCCAGCAACTGTCGTTGTGGCTCGACAGTCCCCAGCAGCCCCTGCCCGGATGGTCGCCCGCGGCACCCGCCTGTCTGGAGTGCGCCCTGGACCAGGCCGCGCTCGGTCTCTGGGGAGATATCCACTCGCAACGTCCATGGCAGTGGCTGGGCGCGCCCCGCGAGAGCACCCTGCACGTGGCGCCCCTGCTGGATCACGCGGGTCTTCCCGCCAGAATCCCGGTCCAGCCCGCGGTGTACAAGATCAAACTGGCAACGGAATCCCTGGTCGAGCAACGTCTGCAGCTGACTCGCCAGCTCCAGCGACTGGAGCTGGCGCCCGGCTCGCTCTTGCTGCGTCTGGATGCCAATTGCCGCTTGACCGAGCATCATCTGCCGGAGATCGCGCGCTGGCGGGATGACTTGCCCGTGCAGTGGCTCGAGGACCCCTGTGCATCACCGGCACTCAGTCGCGCCTTCTGTGATGCGCTGAATCTGCCGCTGGCCCTGGACGAAGGGCTTCCGCTGGACGCCGATCAGGCAGAGCAGGCGGCCTTCATCGCTCGACACCGTCCGCAGGCAGTGATCCTGAAACCAGCCCTGGCCGGAGGAGTGAACAGGCTGCGCCAATGGCATGCGCTCTGCGCGGACGCGCGCTGTTCCCTCGTGTTCTCCAGTTGTTTCGAAAGTGCCTGGGGACTCCAGCAGCTCGCGGGCTGGGCAGCCGCGATTGCGGCGCGGACCGCCCACGGTCTGGGCACCCATGGCTGGCTGGCGCCCGAGCCCGGCACACCCATGCAGCGTATGATGACTCGTTGGCCACTGTGGCACGAGCCTCGGCGTCCGGTTCTGGCCTGGCAGCGCGTGCGCAGCTGGTTCCGTTCCCAGAAGCCTCTCGTGCTGGGCCAACTTCCGGGGCTGTCGGGTGCCGTGGCTGGGCGAGGTCCGGCGCACGCCCTGGGTCTTCCACTGCCTTCCGGGTTCGTGACACCTCCGGCGGGCCACCGGATCGCCTGCCGCTGGCCCGCACCGGGCATGCTGCCCCAGGCTCCGGGCCAATTGCTGGAGCTGCTGCACGCCGGATGTGATGTGTTTCCCCAGGACGCGCGCCAGCCGCTGGTCCAGGCCGACGCGCGTGCACACCTCGCGGGCTGTGATCTGCGGCTCGAGCTTGAAACCGGTCAGTGGAGTCCCTTCGAGCCCGGCCCGGCGCGGGTCCCGATTCCCGGACCGGCGCCCCATCTGCTGGTGGCCACCGGGGGATCCAGCGGACGCACACGCATCGTCTGCCATGGCCTGCGCTCGCTGCTCGCCAGTGCGGCGGGAGCCAACGCACGCATGCCCTTTGCCCCCGGCGATCGCTGGTTGCTGGCCCTGCCCCTGCATCACGTGGGGGGGCTGGCCCTGCTCTTCCGGGCCCTGCTGGGCGGTGGGGCGCTGGTGTTGCCCCGGACTGGCGAAAGTCTGGCTGCCGCTGTGATCCGCACCGTTCCCAGCCATCTGAGTCTGGTGCCGACCCAGTTGCGTCAATTGCTGGCCAACCCGGCCTGTGTGCCTGCGCTGCGGGCCGCACGCCTGGTACTGGTCGGGGGCGCCGCGCTGCACGAGGAGCTGCGCAGGCGATCGCTGGCCCTTGGGGTTCGGGTCGCACCGTCCTGGGGACTGAGCGAGAGCGCCAGCCAGGTCTGCACGGCTGTGCCCGGAGCGGCACCCGCGGGATCAGATGTTCGGGCTGGATGTGGCGAGGTGTTGCCGGGCAGGGAGGTGCGTGTCCGAGCCGGGGAGCTGCAGATTCGCGGCAGCATGCTGTGTGAAGGCTGGATCGAGCAAGGAGGTTTTCGCCGGGCGCCCCGAACCGATGGCTGGTTCCCGACTGGCGATCTGGGACGCGTGGATCGAATGGGACGCCTGCAGGTCCTGGGGCGCCGCGACCGGATGCTGGTTTCCGGCGGCGAGAACCTGTATCCCGAGATGATCGAGAGCCATCTGCTGGCCCATCCATTGGTCGAGGAGGCCTGTGTGCTGGGCATTCGGGATGAGCACTGGGGACAACGGCCGGTGGCCGTATTGCGCCTGCAGTCCGGTGTGATGGAGTTGCCCGCTGACTGGCGAATCTGGCTGAACTCACAGCTGGCCCGCCCGGCTCAACCGGATGCATGGTACCGCTGGCCCGAAGGACCTGGCGCATTGAAGACACCCTGGGGTGAGCTGGAGCGGCGGCTGGCACGGGGCGAACTGGACCGCTGGCTCAGTCCTGGAGTGCGCTGA
- a CDS encoding SpoIIE family protein phosphatase has protein sequence MDPSLSSSAQRALIPGTTPSRIALSLALSRCSKERLSMLVEQIALISSSPDTHELLLSILNSVARIVESEAASLFLHDPATGEMVLQIPTGPARGEIQGVRIPAGQGICGWVAAHDESVTINNPATDPRFFGDVSRGGFVTRNLICVPVRRPDGAVIGVLQALNRSGNRPFDGEDRALLEALADQAAIALERERLHGESLAHARVMEQLTLAREIQNGLWPRPEKFSGGVRVAGISIPASHVGGDYYDFFPLPEGRIGLALADVCGKGPAAALLMCTLRASLRAHAEHCESPATVVAHVNRTLVRDTTDGQFATLFFAVYDPATRELEYVNAGHNPPLLLDHTSGTYEELHCGGMLVGAFDGVGYESGSLVLSPGKRLVVYSDGVTEAQADEEEEYGEARLIERLGNLQAGTSPSMVIEELFETLAEFTGDQPQLDDLTMLVLDQPEPAE, from the coding sequence ATGGACCCCTCACTCTCCTCCTCGGCACAACGGGCCTTGATTCCTGGAACCACTCCCTCGAGGATCGCCCTCAGTCTGGCGCTGTCCCGCTGCTCCAAGGAACGTCTCAGCATGCTGGTCGAGCAGATCGCCCTGATCAGTTCCAGCCCCGATACCCACGAACTGCTGCTCTCGATTCTCAACTCCGTGGCCCGCATCGTGGAAAGCGAAGCGGCTTCGCTCTTCCTGCATGACCCGGCCACCGGGGAAATGGTGCTTCAGATTCCCACGGGCCCGGCCCGGGGCGAGATCCAGGGAGTGCGCATTCCTGCCGGGCAGGGAATCTGCGGCTGGGTGGCCGCACACGACGAGAGCGTCACGATCAACAATCCCGCCACGGATCCGCGCTTCTTCGGGGATGTCTCCCGCGGCGGCTTCGTGACGCGCAACCTGATCTGCGTGCCCGTAAGGCGCCCGGATGGTGCGGTGATCGGCGTGCTGCAGGCCCTCAACCGCTCGGGCAATCGCCCCTTCGATGGCGAGGACCGCGCCCTGCTGGAAGCCCTGGCCGATCAGGCGGCAATTGCCCTGGAACGGGAACGTCTGCACGGGGAATCCCTGGCACACGCCCGCGTGATGGAACAGCTCACACTGGCCCGCGAAATCCAGAACGGTCTCTGGCCCCGTCCTGAGAAGTTCAGCGGCGGTGTGCGCGTGGCCGGCATCAGCATTCCCGCCAGCCATGTGGGTGGTGATTACTACGACTTCTTTCCCCTGCCGGAAGGACGCATCGGACTGGCCCTGGCCGATGTCTGCGGCAAGGGTCCGGCCGCGGCACTGCTGATGTGCACTCTGCGCGCCAGTCTGCGGGCCCACGCCGAGCACTGTGAATCACCGGCCACGGTGGTGGCGCACGTCAACCGGACACTCGTGCGGGACACGACCGACGGCCAGTTCGCCACGCTGTTCTTCGCCGTCTACGACCCCGCAACTCGCGAACTCGAGTATGTGAACGCGGGCCACAATCCGCCGTTGCTGCTGGATCACACCAGCGGGACCTACGAGGAATTGCACTGTGGCGGCATGCTGGTGGGGGCCTTCGACGGAGTCGGCTATGAATCGGGCAGTCTTGTGCTGAGCCCAGGGAAACGACTGGTCGTCTACTCCGACGGTGTGACAGAAGCCCAGGCCGACGAAGAGGAAGAGTACGGCGAAGCCCGCCTGATCGAACGCCTGGGCAATCTGCAGGCCGGCACCTCGCCGTCCATGGTGATCGAGGAACTCTTCGAGACCCTGGCCGAGTTCACCGGCGACCAGCCCCAGCTGGATGACCTGACCATGCTCGTCCTGGATCAGCCCGAACCCGCCGAGTGA
- a CDS encoding TSUP family transporter: MLPVLADSPMLLLLLFGTGLLAGFTDSIAGGGGLLTVPVLLAAGLPPQVALATNKLQSSFGSVTASTVYLRKGVVSFKGLRPAILLVILGASAGTLLVQRLDGSLLRSMIPWLLLAVFLFFLFRPRLGLVESRSRLALYPLLLVFAPLLGFYDGFLGPGTGSFWTFALVLLGGLELRRATGLTKVLNMTSNLVALFWFLLGGQVWFAGGLVMGAGQLLGARLGAGLVVRRGAGFVRPVFLVVVFLTLIKLWSSN, from the coding sequence ATGCTGCCGGTTCTCGCGGATTCACCCATGCTGCTGCTTCTGCTCTTCGGCACGGGCTTGCTGGCCGGGTTCACCGACTCGATCGCCGGGGGTGGCGGTCTGCTGACCGTGCCCGTGTTGCTGGCTGCCGGTCTGCCGCCCCAGGTGGCGCTGGCCACCAACAAACTGCAGAGTTCCTTCGGCAGTGTGACAGCCAGCACGGTCTATCTCCGCAAGGGGGTCGTGAGCTTCAAGGGCCTGCGCCCGGCGATCCTGCTGGTGATCCTGGGAGCTTCAGCGGGCACTCTGCTGGTGCAGCGCCTGGATGGCAGCCTGCTGCGTTCCATGATCCCCTGGCTGCTGCTGGCCGTGTTTCTGTTCTTCCTGTTTCGCCCCCGGCTGGGCCTGGTTGAATCGCGCAGCCGCCTTGCCCTGTATCCGCTGCTGCTGGTCTTCGCGCCGCTGCTGGGGTTCTACGATGGGTTTCTGGGTCCGGGCACGGGCAGTTTCTGGACCTTCGCCCTTGTGCTGCTCGGTGGACTGGAACTGCGTCGCGCCACGGGCCTGACCAAGGTGCTGAACATGACCAGCAACCTGGTGGCCCTGTTCTGGTTTCTGCTGGGAGGGCAGGTCTGGTTTGCCGGGGGCCTGGTGATGGGGGCGGGCCAGCTGCTGGGCGCGCGGCTGGGCGCGGGGCTGGTGGTGCGCCGTGGTGCGGGATTCGTGCGCCCGGTCTTCCTCGTGGTGGTCTTTCTTACCCTGATCAAACTGTGGAGCAGCAACTGA
- a CDS encoding acyl-CoA thioesterase, with the protein MFEVKTRVNLSHTDAAGVVFFPRHLELAHIAFEELMRHLGWGIEGMLTDGRWLLPVVRVEADYRHPLRMGDALSIRIVPARLGESSFTLRSSLMLDETLASEIHTWHVFLDADDKRPRPLPDSLRKGLSALQD; encoded by the coding sequence ATGTTCGAAGTCAAGACCCGGGTCAACCTGTCACACACGGATGCCGCCGGTGTGGTCTTCTTTCCCCGGCACCTGGAACTGGCACACATCGCCTTCGAAGAGCTGATGCGCCATCTGGGCTGGGGCATCGAAGGCATGCTCACGGACGGGCGCTGGTTGCTTCCGGTGGTGCGCGTCGAAGCCGATTATCGGCATCCCTTGCGCATGGGCGATGCCCTGAGCATCCGGATCGTGCCGGCGCGACTGGGAGAGTCCAGTTTCACCCTCCGCAGCAGCCTGATGCTGGATGAGACCCTGGCCAGCGAGATCCATACCTGGCATGTCTTCCTCGATGCCGATGACAAACGCCCACGGCCCTTGCCGGACTCCCTGCGGAAGGGACTCAGCGCACTCCAGGACTGA